A single genomic interval of Lathyrus oleraceus cultivar Zhongwan6 chromosome 7, CAAS_Psat_ZW6_1.0, whole genome shotgun sequence harbors:
- the LOC127103593 gene encoding uncharacterized protein LOC127103593: protein MAEYENCIFDIEAAIDLMIKILEVYGDSTLAISHVKGDWEAQDHKLIPYKEHVLKLIPYFYEITFNHIPIEENQLADALATLSSMFKIKFKNEVPTFHLDDLDEPAHCLAVEDEADGYPWFYDIMKFLESQEYPKDESITDKKYLRKLSSQFFLCGGGLYKSNYDTVLLRCMTMQEANQIIMEIH, encoded by the coding sequence ATGGCAGAATACGAAAACTGTATCTTCGACATTGAAGCTGCAATTGATCTTATGATCAAAATTCTTGAagtatatggagattcaaccttGGCTATTAGCCATGTCAAGGGCGATTGGGAAGCTCAAGACCACAAGCTCATCCCTTACAAGGAACATGTTTTGAAACTAATCCCATACTTTTACGAGATTACATTCAATCATATCCCCATAGAAGAAAATCAGTTGGCCGACGCcctggcaactttgtcatccaTGTTTAAGATCAAATTCAAAAATGAAGTACCAACTTTTCATCTTGACGACTTGGACGAGCCCGCCCACTGTTTGGCAGTAGAAGATGAAGCTGACGGTTACCCTTGGTTTTACGATATCATGAAGTTCTTAGAAAGCCAGGAGTACCCTAAGGATGAATCTATCACCGACAAGAAGTATCTTCGGAAGCTGTCATCCCAGTTCTTCCTATGTGGAGGAGGATTATACAAGAGTAATTATGATACGGTTTTGCTTAGATGTATGACCATGCAAGAAGCAAACCAAATCATAATGGAAATTCATTAA